Genomic DNA from Burkholderia plantarii:
GGCTCCGGCACAGCGGCCAGTGGCGCCAGCCCGCCGCGAAGAACGCGCGTGAGAACAACGCGCACGACGCGAGCGCGCGCGACGGCGACTGAGTCGCGAGCCGTTCACGCCTTCATCCGGCCTCCTCCACGAAACGCGCGGGGCCGGGCCGCCATCGAACGGCGCGCCCTCGATGCGCCGGCCCATGCCCCGGCAAGCGCCCATGTGCGCTCGCAGCAGCGCGGCCGCCGGCAGCGTGCCGCCGCTCGCGCCGCCCGATGACAGCCGCATCCATCGCGGCGCGATCCGCTCGCGAACGGCGATCGACATGACGTCATCCACGCCGCGCGCCGACGCCGCCGCTCGGGATGCCTCGGCGTTCCGCCCTTCGATGCAGCGCCGCAAGCCCGCGCCCGTGTTCATCGTTTCGGCCGGCATGCGCTGCGGTTTCAAATCGTTGCGCCACGTTGCTCATCGTTTAGTAAATCTAAGAAAATCATTACAGATGTGTTCATTCGATTGACGCGCAAACGTTCCAACTCCTAGTCTTACGACGCAGCAAGATTCACGACGAGCCGGCGGTCGATCGGTCGAGTCGCCGGGACAGGATCGGGAAGAACAATGGAGAGAGACGATCATGAATCGGTTCATGACGCTCGCCGCCACGCTGGCCGTGGCGTGCGCGTTGAACGGGTGTGGGGGTGACGACGGCGGTGGCGGCGCCGCGTCGATACTGGCGGCACGGCCCGCGGCGGCAGCCGCTGGCGCCGCCGACACGACGGACCTCGACCGCGGGCAGACGCTCGCGCTCACGCAGTACGTCGATCCGCTGATCGGCACGCTCGCGAGCCATTCGCCGAACCCGGTGCCGGCCGGGCAGGCGGGCAGCGTGGAGCCGGCCGCGGGCCTGCCCTCGGGCATGGTGCAGTGGGCGCCCGACACCAACACCACGCCGGCGCCGAACAGCAGCGCCGAGCCGGGCTCGCCGGCCGGCTACTACTACGACATCAACTCGATCCAGGGCTTCAGCGTCACGCACATGCCGGGCGCGGGCTGCTCCGGCAACAACGGCGAATTCCCGGTGATGCCGACCACCGACCCGGCCAGGCTCGTGCCAACCTTCAGTCATGCGAACGAAATCGCGAGAGCCGGCTACTACTCGGTGCTGCTCGACTCGCAGATCAAGGTCGAGCTGACCGCCACGCTGCGCACCGGCTTCGGCCGCTTCACCTACCCGGCGGGCCAGCCGGCCCTGCTGGTGCTCGACGCGACGCGCACCAACACCCGGACCTCGACCTCGGGAGCCATCACCCAGGTGTCCGACAGCGCGATCTCGGGCAGCACCACGGGCGGCGGCTTCTGCGGCAACTCGGTGGCGGTGCCCGTGTATTTCTATGCCGAGTTCGACCGGCCGTTCACGTCGGCGTCGATCTCGCACGGCGTCGCGCAGCTCGGCTTCCGCTCCGGCCTGACCGTGAAGATGAAGATCGGCATCTCCTACGTGAGCGTGGCCAACGCGAAGGCCAACCTCGACGCCGAGAATCGCGGCTGGGACTTCGACGGCGTGCGCGCGCTCGCCGACGCGACCTGGAACGACCGGCTCAACGCGATCCGCGTGGCGGGCGGCACCACCGAGGCGAAGACCAAGTTCTACACGGCGCTCTATCACGCGCTGTGGGCGCCCAGCATCTTCAGCGACGTGAACGGCCAGTACATCGGCTTCGACAGCCAGGTGCATCAGGTCGGCAGCGGCCAGCATGCGCAGTACTCGTCGTTCTCGGGCTGGGACATCTACCGCTCGCTGATCCAGCTGAAGGCGATCCTGAACCCGGCGCAGACCAGCGACATGATCCAGTCGCTCGTCAACGACGCCGACCAGTGCGGCGCGATTCCGCACTGGGTCAACGACAACGTCGAGGACGGCGTGATGCCGGGCGACGCCGGTTCGCTGATCGTCTCGAGCGCCTATGCGTTCGGCGCGCGCGGCTTCGACGCGCAGGGCGCGCTGCGGCACATGGTGAAGATGGCCAACATCCCCGGCACCGCCTGCAACGGCGTGACCACCAACGGCGGCCGCGCGAGCTACCTGCAGACCGGCTACATCACCAGCGGCGAGTGGGGCCAGGCATCGTCGACGCTCGAGTACGCGAGCAGCGACTTCGCGATCTCGCGCTTCGCCGGCGCGCTCGGCGACGCCGCCACGCAGC
This window encodes:
- a CDS encoding GH92 family glycosyl hydrolase codes for the protein MNRFMTLAATLAVACALNGCGGDDGGGGAASILAARPAAAAAGAADTTDLDRGQTLALTQYVDPLIGTLASHSPNPVPAGQAGSVEPAAGLPSGMVQWAPDTNTTPAPNSSAEPGSPAGYYYDINSIQGFSVTHMPGAGCSGNNGEFPVMPTTDPARLVPTFSHANEIARAGYYSVLLDSQIKVELTATLRTGFGRFTYPAGQPALLVLDATRTNTRTSTSGAITQVSDSAISGSTTGGGFCGNSVAVPVYFYAEFDRPFTSASISHGVAQLGFRSGLTVKMKIGISYVSVANAKANLDAENRGWDFDGVRALADATWNDRLNAIRVAGGTTEAKTKFYTALYHALWAPSIFSDVNGQYIGFDSQVHQVGSGQHAQYSSFSGWDIYRSLIQLKAILNPAQTSDMIQSLVNDADQCGAIPHWVNDNVEDGVMPGDAGSLIVSSAYAFGARGFDAQGALRHMVKMANIPGTACNGVTTNGGRASYLQTGYITSGEWGQASSTLEYASSDFAISRFAGALGDAATQRMLLSRSAYWQNLLNTSLAPPLNAARQASGAWIPETPGSGDNYVEGNAEQYTWMVPYNPAGLFAQLGGDTTVASRLDTFFTVLNAGLSLPNFYMGNEPTFEVPWLYNWAAQPSGTQRVVQQIMASAFGTAPDGLPGNDDLGAVSGWYVWGALGLYPEIPGVAGLAIGSPQFPAIDVRLGTGRRLRIRAAGAPASSYVQALSIDGRAQSSPWVDYAALADGATLRFSMGSSPSQWGASVPPPSFGVPVAINAADSYNNRGFSADGATNTDGQGADFDGSLFSYSLNALAAAGVQPGKPFPVAGAAVAVAGGPLTLDNTVTVGQTVMLPPGSTGSGVVVLGSANNGPSSGVAQLNFADGTSQAVTLAFDDWTLNGGGASPSSAIAVTMAYRNSGNGQPDNVKTYLFAQKIPVPPGKVVTSITLPRQVSAGKMHVFGVAMAS